The Prinia subflava isolate CZ2003 ecotype Zambia chromosome W unlocalized genomic scaffold, Cam_Psub_1.2 scaffold_22_NEW, whole genome shotgun sequence genome window below encodes:
- the LOC134564850 gene encoding zinc finger protein 711-like isoform X2, translating into MDPGGGSLGLQTQESKMPHTMIMQDFVAGMAGTAHIDGDHIVVSVPEAVLVSDMVMDDGITLDHGLAAEVVQGPDIITETDVVTEGVIVPDSVLEADVAIEEALDTSDHVLTSDLITETVRVPDQVFVADLVTGSEGHLEHMVQDSMARAELPTMVSEEVLVTNSDSEAVIQAAGTVPGSTVTIKTEDDDNGKSTSEDYLMISLDDVGEKLDHIGSTPLKISTEVANNDVAKDDGFGSEVIKVYIFKAEAEDDVEIGGTEIVTESDFNNGHSVAGVIEQGGVGRMQREKMVYMAVKDSCQEDEDISCAEIADEVYMEVIVGEEEATSLPDTHLEDSGVNKTFVPVAWAAAYGDERRLPRRYEDGQAAGNNLDTRLENKNAVIIGPDGQPLTVYPCHICGKKFKSRGFLKRHMKNHPDHMIKKKYQCTDCDFTTNKKVSFHNHLESHKLINKVDKMHEFTEYTRRYREASPLSSNKLILRDKEPKLHKCKYCDYETAEQGLLNRHMLAVHSKNFPHVCVECGKGFRHPSELKKHMRTHTGEKPYQCQHCVFRCADQSNLKTHIKTKHSTDLPFKCEHCPQAFADEKELQQHTELFQGHKTHQCPHCDHKSTNSSDLKRHIISVHTKDFPHKCEVCEKGFHRPSELKKHSETHKGKKIHQCRHCDFKTSDPFVLSGHILSIHTKDLPFKCKRCKRGFRQQNELKKHMKTHSGRKVYQCQYCEYSTTDASGFKRHVISIHTKDYPHRCEYCKKGFRRPSEKNQHIMRHHKEAIM; encoded by the exons ATGGATCCTGGTGGCGGAAGTCTTGGATTGCAAACACAGGAATCCAAAATGCCTCACACTATGATCATGCAAGATTTTG TGGCTGGAAtggctggcactgctcacaTTGATGGAGACCACATTGTTGTGTCAGTCCCCGAAGCTGTCCTGGTTTCTGACATGGTCATGGATGATGGGATAACCCTTGATCATGGCTTGGCAGCTGAGGTGGTGCAGGGGCCTGACATCATCACAGAAACAGACGTTGTCACCGAGGGCGTCATTGTTCCCGACTCTGTGTTGGAGGCTGATGTTGCCATTGAGGAGGCTTTGGACACCAGTGACCACGTTTTGACTTCTGACCTGATCACAGAAACCGTGCGAGTTCCTGATCAGGTGTTTGTGGCAGACCTTGTCACGGGCTCTGAGGGACACTTGGAGCACATGGTGCAGGACTCCATGGCCAGGGCTGAGTTGCCCACCATGGTCTCGGAAGAGGTGCTGGTGACCAACTCGGATTCGGAAGCTGTCATCCAGGCAGCTGGGACTGTCCCTGGCTCCACAGTCACCATCAAAACTGAGGATGACGACAATGGCAAGAGCACATCTGAAGACTACCTGATGATATCTT TGGATGATGTTGGAGAGAAATTGGACCATATAGGAAGCACTCCCTTGAAGATCAGTACCGAGGTGGCAAATAATGATGTTGCTAAAGATGATGGCTTTGGTTCAGAAGTTATCAAAGTTTATATATTTAAAGCTGAAGCTGAAGATGATGTTGAAATAG GTGGGACAGAAATTGTCACCGAGAGTGACTTCAACAATGGCCATTCTGTAGCTGGAGTCATTGAACAAGGAGGTGTTGGGAGAATGCAGCGAGAAAAAATGGTTTACATGGCTGTTAAGGACTCTTGTCAGGAAGATGAAGATATTA GCTGTGCTGAAATAGCAGATGAAGTTTATATGGAAGTTATTGTAGGGGAAGAAGAAGCCACATCCCTTCCAGACACTCACCTTGAGGACTCTGGCGTGAATAAAACATTTGTCCCCGTTGCTTGGGCTGCTGCTTATG GAGATGAAAGAAGGCTTCCCCGAAGATACGAAGATGGTCAAGCGGCAG GAAATAACTTGGATACACGATTAGAAAACAAAAACG CTGTTATAATAGGTCCTGATGGACAGCCCTTAACCGTTTACCCTTGTCATATTTGtgggaaaaaatttaaatccaGAGGATTCTTGAAAAGACATATGAAGAACCATCCTGATCATATGATCAAGAAGAAGTACCAGTGTACAGACTGTGACTTTACAACTAACAAAAAAGTAAGTTTCCACAATCATCTGGAAAGCCATAAACTTATAAATAAAGTTGATAAAATGCACGAGTTTACAGAGTACACAAGAAGATACAGAGAGGCAAGCCCGTTGAGTTCCAATAAACTCATCCTGCGGGACAAGGAGCCCAAGCTCCACAAGTGCAAATATTGTGACTATGAgactgcagagcaggggctgctcaaCAGGCACATGCTGGCAGTCCATAGCAAGAACTTCCCTCATGTGTGCGTGGAGTGCGGGAAGGGCTTCCGCCACCCCTCGGAGCTGAAAAAGCACATGAGGACCCACACGGGGGAAAAGCCATACCAGTGTCAGCACTGCGTGTTCAGGTGTGCTGACCAGTCCAACCTGAAAACTCacatcaaaaccaaacacagcacCGACCTGCCCTTTAAATGTGAGCACTGTCCCCAGGCCTTCGCCGAcgagaaggagctgcagcagcacaccgAGCTCTTCCAAGGGCATAAGACTCACCAGTGTCCCCACTGTGACCACAAGAGCACCAACTCCAGTGACCTGAAGCGACACATCATTTCAGTGCACACCAAGGATTTTCCCCACAAGTGTGAGGTGTGTGAGAAAGGCTTCCACCGGCCCTCAGAGCTCAAAAAGCATAGCGAGAcccataaagggaaaaagatcCACCAGTGTAGGCACTGTGACTTCAAAACCTCCGATCCTTTTGTGCTCAGTGGGCACATCCTCTCCATTCACACCAAGGACCTGCCTTTCAAATGCAAAAGGTGTAAAAGGGGCTTCAGGCAGCAGAACGAACTGAAGAAGCACATGAAGACCCACAGTGGCAGGAAGGTGTACCAGTGCCAGTACTGTGAGTACAGCACCACGGACGCATCGGGCTTTAAGCGCCACGTCATCTCCATCCACACCAAAGACTACCCCCACAGGTGTGAGTACTGCAAAAAGGGCTTCCGCAGGCCCTCTGAGAAAAATCAGCACATAATGAGGCACCACAAAGAGGCTATAATGTGA
- the LOC134564850 gene encoding zinc finger protein 711-like isoform X1 yields the protein MDPGGGSLGLQTQESKMPHTMIMQDFVAGMAGTAHIDGDHIVVSVPEAVLVSDMVMDDGITLDHGLAAEVVQGPDIITETDVVTEGVIVPDSVLEADVAIEEALDTSDHVLTSDLITETVRVPDQVFVADLVTGSEGHLEHMVQDSMARAELPTMVSEEVLVTNSDSEAVIQAAGTVPGSTVTIKTEDDDNGKSTSEDYLMISLDDVGEKLDHIGSTPLKISTEVANNDVAKDDGFGSEVIKVYIFKAEAEDDVEIGGTEIVTESDFNNGHSVAGVIEQGGVGRMQREKMVYMAVKDSCQEDEDISCAEIADEVYMEVIVGEEEATSLPDTHLEDSGVNKTFVPVAWAAAYGDERRLPRRYEDGQAAGNNLDTRLENKNGNATQYLQICDSISTNRVFKQKTKKRRRGEARQWQTAVIIGPDGQPLTVYPCHICGKKFKSRGFLKRHMKNHPDHMIKKKYQCTDCDFTTNKKVSFHNHLESHKLINKVDKMHEFTEYTRRYREASPLSSNKLILRDKEPKLHKCKYCDYETAEQGLLNRHMLAVHSKNFPHVCVECGKGFRHPSELKKHMRTHTGEKPYQCQHCVFRCADQSNLKTHIKTKHSTDLPFKCEHCPQAFADEKELQQHTELFQGHKTHQCPHCDHKSTNSSDLKRHIISVHTKDFPHKCEVCEKGFHRPSELKKHSETHKGKKIHQCRHCDFKTSDPFVLSGHILSIHTKDLPFKCKRCKRGFRQQNELKKHMKTHSGRKVYQCQYCEYSTTDASGFKRHVISIHTKDYPHRCEYCKKGFRRPSEKNQHIMRHHKEAIM from the exons ATGGATCCTGGTGGCGGAAGTCTTGGATTGCAAACACAGGAATCCAAAATGCCTCACACTATGATCATGCAAGATTTTG TGGCTGGAAtggctggcactgctcacaTTGATGGAGACCACATTGTTGTGTCAGTCCCCGAAGCTGTCCTGGTTTCTGACATGGTCATGGATGATGGGATAACCCTTGATCATGGCTTGGCAGCTGAGGTGGTGCAGGGGCCTGACATCATCACAGAAACAGACGTTGTCACCGAGGGCGTCATTGTTCCCGACTCTGTGTTGGAGGCTGATGTTGCCATTGAGGAGGCTTTGGACACCAGTGACCACGTTTTGACTTCTGACCTGATCACAGAAACCGTGCGAGTTCCTGATCAGGTGTTTGTGGCAGACCTTGTCACGGGCTCTGAGGGACACTTGGAGCACATGGTGCAGGACTCCATGGCCAGGGCTGAGTTGCCCACCATGGTCTCGGAAGAGGTGCTGGTGACCAACTCGGATTCGGAAGCTGTCATCCAGGCAGCTGGGACTGTCCCTGGCTCCACAGTCACCATCAAAACTGAGGATGACGACAATGGCAAGAGCACATCTGAAGACTACCTGATGATATCTT TGGATGATGTTGGAGAGAAATTGGACCATATAGGAAGCACTCCCTTGAAGATCAGTACCGAGGTGGCAAATAATGATGTTGCTAAAGATGATGGCTTTGGTTCAGAAGTTATCAAAGTTTATATATTTAAAGCTGAAGCTGAAGATGATGTTGAAATAG GTGGGACAGAAATTGTCACCGAGAGTGACTTCAACAATGGCCATTCTGTAGCTGGAGTCATTGAACAAGGAGGTGTTGGGAGAATGCAGCGAGAAAAAATGGTTTACATGGCTGTTAAGGACTCTTGTCAGGAAGATGAAGATATTA GCTGTGCTGAAATAGCAGATGAAGTTTATATGGAAGTTATTGTAGGGGAAGAAGAAGCCACATCCCTTCCAGACACTCACCTTGAGGACTCTGGCGTGAATAAAACATTTGTCCCCGTTGCTTGGGCTGCTGCTTATG GAGATGAAAGAAGGCTTCCCCGAAGATACGAAGATGGTCAAGCGGCAG GAAATAACTTGGATACACGATTAGAAAACAAAAACGGTAATGCAACACAGTACCTACAGATTTGTGATAGCATTAGCACTAATAGAGTgttcaaacaaaaaaccaagaaaaggaggagaggagaggccaGGCAATGGCAAACAG CTGTTATAATAGGTCCTGATGGACAGCCCTTAACCGTTTACCCTTGTCATATTTGtgggaaaaaatttaaatccaGAGGATTCTTGAAAAGACATATGAAGAACCATCCTGATCATATGATCAAGAAGAAGTACCAGTGTACAGACTGTGACTTTACAACTAACAAAAAAGTAAGTTTCCACAATCATCTGGAAAGCCATAAACTTATAAATAAAGTTGATAAAATGCACGAGTTTACAGAGTACACAAGAAGATACAGAGAGGCAAGCCCGTTGAGTTCCAATAAACTCATCCTGCGGGACAAGGAGCCCAAGCTCCACAAGTGCAAATATTGTGACTATGAgactgcagagcaggggctgctcaaCAGGCACATGCTGGCAGTCCATAGCAAGAACTTCCCTCATGTGTGCGTGGAGTGCGGGAAGGGCTTCCGCCACCCCTCGGAGCTGAAAAAGCACATGAGGACCCACACGGGGGAAAAGCCATACCAGTGTCAGCACTGCGTGTTCAGGTGTGCTGACCAGTCCAACCTGAAAACTCacatcaaaaccaaacacagcacCGACCTGCCCTTTAAATGTGAGCACTGTCCCCAGGCCTTCGCCGAcgagaaggagctgcagcagcacaccgAGCTCTTCCAAGGGCATAAGACTCACCAGTGTCCCCACTGTGACCACAAGAGCACCAACTCCAGTGACCTGAAGCGACACATCATTTCAGTGCACACCAAGGATTTTCCCCACAAGTGTGAGGTGTGTGAGAAAGGCTTCCACCGGCCCTCAGAGCTCAAAAAGCATAGCGAGAcccataaagggaaaaagatcCACCAGTGTAGGCACTGTGACTTCAAAACCTCCGATCCTTTTGTGCTCAGTGGGCACATCCTCTCCATTCACACCAAGGACCTGCCTTTCAAATGCAAAAGGTGTAAAAGGGGCTTCAGGCAGCAGAACGAACTGAAGAAGCACATGAAGACCCACAGTGGCAGGAAGGTGTACCAGTGCCAGTACTGTGAGTACAGCACCACGGACGCATCGGGCTTTAAGCGCCACGTCATCTCCATCCACACCAAAGACTACCCCCACAGGTGTGAGTACTGCAAAAAGGGCTTCCGCAGGCCCTCTGAGAAAAATCAGCACATAATGAGGCACCACAAAGAGGCTATAATGTGA